The Catenuloplanes niger genome includes a window with the following:
- a CDS encoding acetyl-CoA acetyltransferase translates to MSERLTDPDYRRRSAVDLAAEAAAQALHGVPVDIIAAVRQFEISTPWSHAPLGRADNVPRAIAARLGRTPKRAILEVTGGQAPQRLVTELAGEIAAGRADTALICGAEAMSTVAHWAGADDRPDFTEHAEGRIEDRGYGLDGLAPPRLAAHGLLDPPGQYALFEHARRARLGLSHADYTAAMGALFAPFTRVAAAHPHAAVRTVRTAAELVTVTPSNRLVADPYPRYLVSRDKVNQGAAVLLTSVDVARRRRIPRDRWVFLHGHADLRERDVLDRPDLSAYPAATAAVRHALDVAGIGLDDLTTIDLYSCFPIAVFAVCDGLGLPADDPRGLTVTGGLPFFGGPGNNYALHAIVETVRRARRAPGTFGLVGANGGFLSKYSAGIYSTAPARWRANDSATIQAGLDAVPAVDVTDDPAGPVTVETYTRKPGQHAVVIGRTADGRRFVTATPEEGDLLAHFRDSPRPPAA, encoded by the coding sequence GTGTCCGAGCGGCTGACCGACCCGGACTACCGGCGGCGCTCCGCGGTGGACCTCGCGGCCGAGGCCGCAGCGCAGGCGCTGCACGGCGTCCCGGTCGACATCATCGCGGCGGTCCGCCAGTTCGAGATCTCCACGCCCTGGTCGCACGCGCCGCTGGGCCGCGCCGACAACGTGCCGCGCGCGATCGCGGCCCGGCTCGGCCGGACCCCGAAGCGGGCGATCCTCGAGGTCACCGGCGGCCAGGCACCGCAGCGCCTGGTCACCGAGCTGGCCGGGGAGATCGCGGCCGGGCGCGCGGACACCGCGCTGATCTGCGGCGCCGAGGCGATGTCCACGGTCGCGCACTGGGCCGGCGCCGACGACCGCCCCGACTTCACCGAGCACGCCGAGGGCCGGATCGAGGACCGGGGGTACGGGCTGGACGGTCTCGCGCCGCCCCGGCTCGCCGCGCACGGCCTGCTCGACCCGCCCGGCCAGTACGCGCTGTTCGAACACGCCCGGCGCGCCCGCCTCGGCCTGTCCCACGCGGACTACACGGCCGCGATGGGCGCGCTGTTCGCACCGTTCACCCGGGTCGCGGCCGCGCACCCGCACGCGGCCGTGCGCACCGTGCGTACCGCCGCGGAGCTGGTCACGGTGACGCCGTCGAACCGGCTGGTCGCCGACCCGTACCCGCGGTACCTGGTCTCCCGGGACAAGGTCAACCAGGGCGCGGCCGTGCTGCTGACCTCGGTGGACGTCGCGCGACGCCGGCGGATTCCGCGGGACCGGTGGGTGTTCCTGCACGGCCACGCCGACCTGCGCGAACGGGACGTGCTCGACCGCCCGGACCTGTCCGCCTACCCGGCCGCGACCGCCGCGGTCCGGCACGCGCTGGACGTCGCCGGCATCGGCCTGGACGACCTGACCACGATCGACCTGTACAGCTGCTTCCCGATCGCGGTGTTCGCGGTCTGCGACGGGCTCGGGCTGCCGGCCGACGATCCGCGCGGGCTGACCGTCACCGGCGGCCTGCCGTTCTTCGGTGGGCCGGGCAACAACTACGCGCTGCACGCGATCGTGGAGACGGTCCGCCGGGCCCGCCGGGCACCCGGCACGTTCGGGCTGGTCGGGGCGAACGGCGGGTTCCTCAGCAAGTACTCGGCCGGGATCTACTCCACCGCGCCGGCCCGGTGGCGCGCGAACGACAGTGCGACGATCCAGGCCGGGCTGGACGCGGTGCCGGCGGTGGACGTGACCGACGACCCGGCCGGCCCGGTGACCGTCGAGACGTACACCCGCAAGCCCGGGCAGCACGCCGTCGTGATCGGCCGCACGGCGGACGGCCGCCGCTTCGTGACCGCCACGCCCGAGGAGGGCGACCTGCTGGCACATTTCCGGGATTCGCCGCGCCCGCCCGCCGCCTAA
- a CDS encoding sensor histidine kinase, whose amino-acid sequence MPGDVPLDGPPHAMKRWLWPWDAFGGTALVVVAVSVARNAETSPAARAVSVAALALIAAAWLFWGRRIAPHEDDDTAHGSVWFGVVLVALFGIAVSASEMSTFALFGIAPMPFLCMPSRAALVTAAALNLTPLPVDVLHRAGWEELRIDGGIALLGLAFSALLGTTIDRISRESRERARLIEELEASRARVAALSHDAGVTAERARLAAEIHDTLAQGFTSIVTLAQAIESELDTDRAAADRHLALVLRTARENLAEARAMVTVLAPADLHGRPLAEVLHRLAASHGAQCHVESGDFPTAVEVVIVRTVQEALANVRRHARATTVTVDLVGGRLTVSDDGIGFDQEPDHGGYGLRGMRARAAQIGARLTVTSAPGAGTTIELDVPS is encoded by the coding sequence GTGCCTGGCGACGTTCCGCTGGACGGACCGCCGCACGCGATGAAGCGCTGGCTGTGGCCGTGGGACGCCTTCGGCGGCACCGCGCTGGTCGTGGTGGCGGTGTCCGTCGCCCGGAACGCGGAGACGTCCCCGGCCGCCCGCGCGGTGTCGGTGGCCGCGCTCGCGCTGATCGCGGCCGCCTGGCTGTTCTGGGGCCGGCGGATCGCGCCGCACGAGGACGACGACACCGCGCACGGCAGCGTCTGGTTCGGCGTCGTGCTGGTCGCGCTGTTCGGGATCGCGGTGTCGGCGTCGGAGATGAGCACGTTCGCGCTGTTCGGGATCGCGCCGATGCCGTTCCTGTGCATGCCGTCCCGCGCCGCGCTGGTCACGGCCGCGGCGCTGAACCTGACGCCGCTGCCGGTCGACGTGCTGCACCGCGCCGGGTGGGAGGAGCTGCGGATCGACGGTGGGATCGCGCTGCTCGGGCTGGCGTTCTCCGCGCTGCTCGGCACCACCATCGACCGGATCTCCCGGGAGAGCCGGGAACGGGCCCGGCTGATCGAGGAACTGGAGGCGAGCCGCGCCCGGGTGGCGGCGCTGTCGCACGACGCGGGCGTGACGGCGGAACGGGCCCGGCTGGCCGCGGAGATCCACGACACGCTCGCGCAGGGCTTCACCAGTATCGTCACGCTGGCCCAGGCGATCGAGTCCGAGCTGGACACGGACCGGGCCGCGGCGGACCGGCACCTGGCGCTGGTGCTGCGGACCGCGCGGGAGAACCTGGCCGAGGCGCGGGCCATGGTGACCGTGCTGGCGCCGGCGGACCTGCACGGCCGGCCGCTGGCCGAGGTGCTGCACCGGCTGGCCGCCTCGCACGGCGCGCAGTGTCACGTGGAGAGCGGCGACTTCCCGACCGCGGTCGAGGTGGTGATCGTGCGGACCGTGCAGGAGGCGCTGGCGAACGTCCGCCGGCATGCGCGGGCGACCACCGTCACCGTGGACCTGGTCGGCGGCCGCCTGACCGTCAGCGACGACGGCATCGGCTTCGACCAGGAGCCGGACCACGGCGGGTACGGGCTGCGCGGCATGCGGGCCCGGGCCGCGCAGATCGGCGCCCGTCTCACCGTCACCTCCGCGCCCGGAGCCGGAACCACGATCGAGTTGGACGTACCCTCATGA
- a CDS encoding TetR/AcrR family transcriptional regulator, with protein sequence MPEKTSTSGAVRRRERERSNVRDRIVAAALEILESEGAAALTVRRVAAEVEYTPPIVYQHFDGKDGLLLALVEHGYHELHREMSAAMPATGDRLLHGAEAYLRYAGAHPHLYQAMNNTLLDAAARRRAAGPLIALAYRALADWSATHAVPLETEEACEIVWGTLHGMASLGQLGTIGPDRAVRLGRQAVEAVLRGWRASV encoded by the coding sequence GTGCCGGAGAAGACGTCAACGAGCGGCGCGGTGCGGCGGCGGGAGCGGGAGCGGTCGAACGTCCGCGACCGGATCGTGGCGGCGGCGCTGGAGATCCTGGAGTCGGAGGGCGCGGCCGCGCTGACCGTGCGCCGGGTCGCGGCCGAGGTGGAGTACACGCCGCCGATCGTCTACCAGCACTTCGACGGCAAGGACGGGCTGCTGCTGGCGCTGGTCGAACACGGGTACCACGAACTGCACCGGGAGATGAGCGCGGCGATGCCGGCCACCGGGGACCGGTTGCTGCACGGTGCCGAGGCCTACCTCCGCTACGCGGGCGCGCATCCGCACCTCTACCAGGCGATGAACAACACGCTGCTGGACGCCGCGGCGCGGAGACGGGCCGCCGGGCCGCTGATCGCGCTCGCCTACCGGGCACTGGCCGACTGGTCCGCCACGCACGCGGTCCCGCTGGAGACGGAGGAGGCCTGCGAGATCGTCTGGGGCACCCTGCACGGGATGGCGTCGCTCGGCCAACTCGGCACGATCGGCCCGGACCGCGCGGTGCGTCTCGGCCGGCAGGCGGTCGAGGCGGTCCTGCGCGGCTGGCGCGCGTCGGTCTAG
- a CDS encoding ABC transporter permease, with protein sequence MTTETLPLPSTLRTGLARGAAEVRAYFRERDAVVFTFALPTVILILLGMIFDEPLDGVPDVTVSQVFAAGMVAYGILSTAFISIGMGIVADREDGTLKRLRGTPVTAGAYLIGKIVLVAVTTAASVALMLAVAVLLFDLELPGDTGRWITFTWLMALSVVACTLLGIAASTLARSTRSAPAVMNLPVLALQFTSGIFVHVTTLPDGMLTVASWFPVKWMGQGFRSVFLPDAVAAQEVAGSWEHGRIALVLTAWCLVGLALCLATFRWTDRRTR encoded by the coding sequence ATGACGACCGAGACCCTGCCGCTGCCCTCCACGCTGCGGACCGGCCTGGCCCGGGGCGCGGCCGAGGTGCGCGCCTACTTCCGCGAGCGGGACGCCGTGGTGTTCACGTTCGCGCTGCCCACGGTGATCCTGATCCTGCTCGGAATGATATTCGACGAGCCGCTGGACGGCGTCCCGGACGTGACGGTCAGCCAGGTGTTCGCGGCCGGGATGGTCGCCTACGGCATCCTGTCGACCGCGTTCATCAGCATCGGGATGGGCATCGTCGCCGACCGCGAGGACGGCACGCTGAAGCGCCTGCGCGGCACGCCGGTCACGGCCGGTGCGTACCTGATCGGGAAGATCGTGCTGGTGGCGGTGACCACGGCCGCGTCCGTCGCACTGATGCTGGCCGTCGCGGTGCTGCTCTTCGACCTTGAACTGCCCGGCGACACGGGGCGCTGGATCACGTTCACCTGGTTGATGGCGCTGTCGGTGGTCGCCTGCACGCTGCTGGGCATCGCCGCCAGCACGCTGGCCCGGTCCACGCGCAGCGCACCCGCGGTGATGAACCTGCCGGTGCTGGCGCTGCAGTTCACCTCCGGCATCTTCGTGCACGTCACCACGCTGCCGGATGGGATGCTGACCGTGGCGTCGTGGTTCCCGGTGAAGTGGATGGGTCAGGGCTTCCGGTCGGTCTTCCTGCCGGACGCGGTGGCCGCGCAGGAGGTGGCGGGCTCGTGGGAGCACGGCAGGATCGCGCTGGTGCTGACCGCGTGGTGCCTGGTGGGCCTGGCGCTGTGCCTGGCGACGTTCCGCTGGACGGACCGCCGCACGCGATGA
- a CDS encoding class I SAM-dependent methyltransferase: MTDIRPYPLSNLHAASTAHHDALSDLLDDDTMYRITSLIDRESFPATGLASGTWAGASMLEVGAGAGSVAQKMRYLVGDSGRVVALDLHPAIAPDGNLEVVQLDLLSGDPLPEGPFHLIHARLTLGHLPPRREITARLAERLTPGGWLCLEDFRARRVNIAVAGAGAEIVEEFQRTVGEKVFDAHGTDPGWAPSIHGVLTDLGLTDVETKTFSSYWGGGNAGARFLTAIHAQTYDKMLAAGMAKDRLDRVPDIMAHPATLIHGHEVFSVVGQRA, encoded by the coding sequence GTGACGGACATCCGGCCCTACCCGCTCAGCAATTTGCACGCGGCGTCCACCGCGCACCACGACGCGCTCAGCGACCTGCTCGACGACGACACCATGTACCGGATCACGAGCCTGATCGACCGGGAGAGCTTCCCGGCGACCGGGCTGGCGTCCGGCACCTGGGCCGGCGCGAGCATGCTCGAGGTCGGCGCCGGAGCCGGCAGCGTGGCGCAGAAGATGCGCTACCTGGTCGGTGACTCGGGCCGGGTGGTCGCGCTGGACCTGCACCCGGCGATCGCGCCGGACGGCAACCTCGAGGTGGTGCAGCTCGACCTGCTCTCCGGCGATCCACTGCCCGAGGGGCCGTTCCACCTGATCCACGCGCGGCTGACGCTCGGCCACCTGCCACCGCGCAGGGAGATCACGGCGCGCCTCGCCGAGCGGCTGACCCCCGGTGGCTGGCTGTGCCTGGAGGACTTCCGGGCGCGGCGGGTGAACATCGCGGTGGCCGGTGCGGGCGCCGAGATCGTCGAGGAGTTCCAGCGGACCGTGGGCGAGAAGGTCTTCGACGCGCACGGTACGGATCCGGGCTGGGCGCCGAGCATCCACGGCGTCCTGACGGACCTCGGGCTGACCGATGTGGAGACGAAGACGTTCAGCTCGTACTGGGGTGGCGGGAACGCGGGCGCGCGCTTCCTGACCGCGATCCACGCGCAGACGTACGACAAGATGCTCGCCGCCGGCATGGCCAAGGACCGGCTGGACCGGGTGCCGGACATCATGGCCCATCCCGCGACGCTGATCCACGGCCACGAGGTGTTCTCGGTCGTCGGCCAGCGCGCCTGA
- a CDS encoding ABC transporter ATP-binding protein — translation MAVIEVEDLRKRYGPHTAVDGVTLTVARGEVFGLLGPNGAGKTTTVEILEGYRRRDGGAVRVLGEDPGHAGRRWRSRLGIVPQGAQDGGELTVREYVRHVAGFYPRPRDPDTVIERCGLDTKAGARLRTLSGGQRRRVDVALGIVGDPELLFLDEPTTGFDPEARRAFWSLIRDLAADGTTIVLTSHYLDEVEALATRLAVLAGGRVVAEGTPDVIGGRTAESVVSWQDGDGPHRVVTDAPLPLLSTLAGRATPVTGLRVQPRSLEDVYLELIGENR, via the coding sequence ATGGCAGTCATCGAGGTCGAGGACCTCAGAAAACGGTACGGCCCGCACACGGCCGTCGACGGCGTCACGCTGACGGTCGCCCGCGGCGAGGTGTTCGGGCTGCTCGGCCCGAACGGCGCCGGCAAGACCACCACGGTCGAGATCCTGGAGGGCTACCGCCGGCGCGACGGCGGCGCGGTGCGGGTGCTCGGCGAGGACCCGGGCCACGCCGGGCGCCGCTGGCGGTCCCGGCTCGGGATCGTGCCGCAGGGCGCGCAGGACGGCGGTGAGCTGACCGTGCGCGAGTACGTCCGGCACGTGGCCGGCTTCTATCCCCGGCCACGTGACCCGGACACCGTGATCGAACGCTGCGGCCTGGACACGAAGGCCGGCGCGAGACTGCGCACGCTCTCCGGCGGTCAGCGCCGGCGGGTGGACGTGGCGCTCGGCATCGTCGGCGACCCGGAGCTGCTCTTCCTGGACGAGCCGACCACCGGCTTCGACCCGGAGGCCCGCCGGGCGTTCTGGTCGCTGATCCGCGACCTCGCCGCGGACGGCACCACGATCGTGCTGACCAGCCACTACCTGGACGAGGTGGAGGCGCTCGCGACCCGGCTGGCGGTGCTGGCCGGCGGCCGGGTCGTGGCCGAGGGCACGCCGGACGTGATCGGCGGCCGGACCGCGGAGTCGGTCGTCAGCTGGCAGGACGGGGACGGCCCGCACCGGGTGGTGACGGACGCGCCGCTGCCGCTGCTGTCCACGCTGGCCGGCCGCGCGACGCCGGTGACCGGGCTGCGCGTGCAGCCGCGCAGCCTCGAGGACGTCTACCTGGAGCTGATCGGGGAGAACCGATGA
- a CDS encoding winged helix-turn-helix domain-containing protein, protein MPATPIYQQIMADIRTKISNGDLKPGDKLPSIAELTVAYKCSAEPVKMAIRMLNTLGELQGHQGRGVYVAADSTTQSRPQAI, encoded by the coding sequence ATGCCCGCCACCCCCATCTACCAGCAGATCATGGCTGACATCCGCACCAAGATCTCGAACGGTGACCTGAAGCCCGGCGACAAACTGCCCTCCATCGCCGAACTCACCGTCGCCTACAAATGCAGCGCCGAGCCGGTCAAGATGGCCATCCGCATGCTCAACACCCTCGGTGAACTCCAGGGCCACCAGGGCCGTGGCGTCTATGTCGCCGCCGACTCCACGACGCAGTCGAGGCCACAGGCCATTTAG
- a CDS encoding ABC transporter substrate-binding protein: MASLLNRPLSRRTLLAGSAAAGVGLTGLAAGCTSDQGPETAAPSGELRKTTYMTAFGLPGREAAGAVAKGKGFFTEAGLDVEILAGAAGEKNYAAMESGQVDFGAVDWSGAVPRYAKGGKAVKIVAAIHSQTLISMVTLPSTGISSARQLIGKKIGVGAGAAPKSVFPAYASAFNIEPAELKTVQWQEVAPDQVAGLLIAGKVDAIGLFVAGTPGVRKAAIGKGLITKEQDLVVLPYSDGLTDLMGNVLTARTQLIQEQPQLVRDFTNALMKGLDYAVNNPEEAAKILAEQVPETDPEVAAAELVIMKNYVYPQDTTKPVGFIDVARAAKGAAILEGVLQLPPIDVGDMIDFNFVPGGTPVAASAAAK; encoded by the coding sequence GTGGCATCACTGCTGAACCGGCCGCTCAGCCGCCGGACGCTGCTGGCAGGCAGCGCCGCGGCCGGCGTCGGCCTCACCGGGCTGGCCGCCGGTTGCACGTCGGACCAGGGCCCGGAGACCGCGGCGCCGAGTGGCGAGCTGCGCAAGACCACGTACATGACCGCGTTCGGTCTGCCGGGTCGCGAGGCGGCCGGTGCGGTGGCGAAGGGCAAGGGCTTCTTCACCGAGGCCGGCCTGGACGTGGAGATCCTCGCGGGCGCGGCCGGCGAGAAGAACTACGCCGCGATGGAGTCCGGGCAGGTCGACTTCGGCGCGGTGGACTGGTCCGGCGCGGTCCCGCGGTACGCCAAGGGCGGCAAGGCCGTGAAGATCGTGGCCGCGATCCACTCGCAGACGCTGATCTCCATGGTGACGCTGCCCAGCACCGGCATCTCCAGCGCGCGACAGCTGATCGGCAAGAAGATCGGCGTGGGTGCCGGCGCGGCGCCGAAGTCCGTCTTCCCGGCGTACGCGTCGGCGTTCAACATCGAGCCGGCCGAGCTGAAGACCGTGCAGTGGCAGGAGGTCGCGCCGGATCAGGTCGCGGGGCTGCTCATCGCGGGCAAGGTGGACGCGATCGGCCTGTTCGTCGCGGGTACGCCGGGCGTGCGCAAGGCCGCGATCGGCAAGGGCCTGATCACCAAGGAGCAGGACCTGGTGGTGCTGCCGTACAGCGACGGCCTGACCGACCTGATGGGCAACGTGCTGACCGCGCGCACCCAGCTCATCCAGGAGCAGCCGCAGCTGGTCCGGGACTTCACGAACGCGCTGATGAAGGGCCTGGACTACGCGGTCAACAACCCGGAGGAGGCGGCGAAGATCCTGGCCGAGCAGGTGCCGGAGACCGACCCGGAGGTGGCGGCCGCGGAACTGGTCATCATGAAGAACTACGTCTACCCGCAGGACACCACGAAGCCGGTCGGCTTCATCGACGTGGCGCGGGCGGCGAAGGGCGCGGCCATCCTCGAGGGCGTGCTGCAGCTGCCGCCGATCGACGTCGGCGACATGATCGACTTCAACTTCGTTCCCGGCGGTACGCCCGTGGCGGCGTCCGCGGCGGCGAAGTGA
- a CDS encoding NAD(P)H-dependent flavin oxidoreductase: MRTAFTELTGVRHPIVGFNRSPAVVAAVTNAGGFGVLAASAYAPDELDAQLTWIEEQVRGRPYGVDLLVPERFAAGDPDDLIASLRAQIPAAHFAFVDDLLDRYGIPPTTTRDVAAEFAAGVSPAGVTALLDVAFQHRISLIANALGTPPPDLVARGKAAGVIVAALVGAPKHAARQLAAGVDLLIAQGTEAGGHTGTIATMVLTPEIVDRAGDTPVLAAGGIADGRQMAAALALGAAGVWCGSVWLSSHEDVANAAIKAKFVDVTSADTVRSPTRTGKPARQLRSAWHDEWERPGSPAPLPLPLQPLLTGEAWQRIDDAAAAGHEGALRLESFFVGQVVGSFTGLRPAAEITRTMAEECAARIAELGRAL, translated from the coding sequence ATGCGAACCGCCTTCACGGAACTGACCGGGGTACGGCATCCGATCGTGGGTTTCAACCGGTCGCCGGCCGTGGTGGCGGCGGTGACCAACGCGGGCGGGTTCGGCGTGCTGGCCGCGTCCGCGTACGCGCCGGACGAGCTGGACGCGCAGCTGACCTGGATCGAGGAGCAGGTGCGCGGCCGGCCGTACGGCGTGGACCTGCTCGTGCCGGAGAGGTTCGCCGCCGGCGACCCGGACGATCTGATCGCCAGCCTGCGCGCGCAGATCCCGGCCGCGCACTTCGCGTTCGTCGACGACCTGCTCGACCGCTACGGCATCCCGCCGACCACCACCCGGGACGTCGCGGCCGAGTTCGCGGCCGGGGTCAGCCCGGCCGGCGTGACCGCGCTGCTCGACGTCGCGTTCCAGCACCGGATCTCACTGATCGCGAACGCGCTCGGCACGCCACCGCCGGACCTGGTCGCGCGCGGCAAGGCGGCCGGCGTGATCGTGGCCGCGCTGGTCGGCGCGCCGAAGCACGCGGCACGCCAGCTCGCGGCCGGCGTCGACCTGCTGATCGCGCAGGGCACCGAGGCCGGCGGGCACACCGGCACGATCGCCACCATGGTCCTCACCCCGGAGATCGTCGACCGGGCCGGGGACACGCCGGTGCTCGCCGCCGGCGGGATCGCGGACGGGCGGCAGATGGCGGCCGCGCTCGCGCTCGGCGCGGCCGGCGTGTGGTGCGGCTCGGTCTGGCTGTCCAGCCACGAGGACGTGGCGAACGCCGCGATCAAGGCGAAGTTCGTGGACGTGACCAGCGCGGACACCGTGCGTTCGCCGACCCGCACCGGCAAGCCGGCCCGGCAGCTGCGCAGCGCCTGGCACGACGAGTGGGAGCGCCCGGGCAGCCCGGCGCCGCTGCCGTTGCCGTTGCAGCCGCTGCTGACCGGCGAGGCCTGGCAGCGCATCGACGACGCGGCCGCGGCCGGGCACGAGGGCGCGCTGCGGCTCGAGTCGTTCTTCGTCGGGCAGGTGGTCGGCTCGTTCACCGGCCTGCGCCCGGCCGCGGAGATCACCCGGACGATGGCGGAGGAGTGCGCGGCCCGGATCGCCGAGCTGGGCCGGGCGCTGTGA
- a CDS encoding response regulator transcription factor: MIKILLVDDHPVVRDGLRGMLGAEPDLDVVGEAGSGAEAVTAARALRPDVVLMDLRMPGVDGATATGLILAELPATRVVVLTTYDTDADILRAVEAGASGYLLKDASRAELTGAIRAAGRGETVLAPAVAGRLVRQVRQPAAPGLSARELEVLRLVARGHTNAEIGRHLHISEATVKTHLLRAFAKLDVSDRTAAVTTAMSRGLL, translated from the coding sequence ATGATCAAGATTTTGCTGGTGGACGACCACCCGGTGGTCCGGGACGGACTGCGCGGCATGCTCGGCGCGGAACCCGATCTGGACGTGGTCGGCGAGGCCGGCTCCGGCGCGGAGGCGGTGACCGCGGCCCGCGCGCTGCGCCCGGACGTGGTGCTGATGGACCTGCGCATGCCGGGTGTGGACGGCGCGACCGCGACCGGCCTGATCCTGGCCGAGCTGCCCGCCACCCGGGTGGTCGTGCTCACCACGTACGACACGGACGCGGACATCCTGCGCGCGGTCGAGGCGGGCGCGTCCGGTTACCTGCTCAAGGACGCCAGCCGCGCGGAGCTGACCGGCGCGATCCGGGCGGCCGGGCGCGGCGAGACCGTGCTGGCCCCGGCCGTCGCGGGCCGGCTGGTCCGGCAGGTGCGGCAGCCGGCCGCGCCGGGCCTGTCCGCGCGCGAGCTGGAGGTGCTGCGGCTGGTCGCGCGGGGGCACACGAACGCGGAGATCGGCCGCCACCTGCACATCAGCGAGGCGACCGTGAAGACGCACCTGCTGCGCGCGTTCGCGAAGCTGGACGTCTCCGACCGGACGGCCGCAGTCACCACCGCGATGTCGCGCGGACTGCTGTGA
- a CDS encoding ABC transporter permease codes for MSLRATFLPTAGVIGVVLAWWSFTVLGGVPEFFLPSPPQIFDAFLQKPEYLLGEAGVTLIETLAGFAIATVAGLAIGVGLAASSTADRITLPVFVALNAVPKVALAPLLLFWLGFGFPPKITLVAIMCFFPILLAVKQGLTSAPTESLELAASLCASRWQTFLKIRFHYALPQIFLGLKTAINLAVIGAVVAELSNPERGLGTVISRSTSNFDTPAAFAAIALLAVISVALFYGVALIERLLLPWAREISG; via the coding sequence GTGTCTCTGCGCGCGACCTTCCTGCCGACCGCCGGGGTCATCGGCGTCGTGCTGGCCTGGTGGTCGTTCACCGTGCTCGGCGGCGTGCCCGAGTTCTTCCTGCCGTCGCCGCCGCAGATCTTCGACGCGTTCCTGCAGAAGCCGGAGTACCTGCTCGGCGAGGCGGGCGTCACGCTGATCGAGACGCTGGCCGGGTTCGCGATCGCGACCGTGGCCGGGCTCGCGATCGGCGTGGGGCTGGCCGCGTCGTCCACCGCCGACCGGATCACGCTGCCGGTCTTCGTGGCGCTGAACGCCGTACCGAAGGTGGCCCTGGCACCGCTGTTGCTCTTCTGGCTCGGCTTCGGGTTCCCGCCGAAGATCACGCTGGTCGCGATCATGTGCTTCTTCCCGATCCTGCTCGCGGTCAAGCAGGGGCTGACGTCCGCGCCGACCGAGTCGCTGGAGCTGGCCGCGTCGCTGTGCGCGAGCCGGTGGCAGACATTCCTGAAGATCCGCTTCCACTACGCGCTGCCGCAGATCTTCCTCGGCCTGAAGACCGCGATCAACCTGGCCGTGATCGGCGCGGTGGTGGCCGAGCTGTCGAACCCGGAGCGCGGTCTCGGCACCGTGATCAGCCGCAGCACCTCGAACTTCGACACACCGGCCGCGTTCGCCGCGATCGCGTTGCTCGCGGTCATCTCGGTGGCGCTGTTCTACGGCGTGGCGCTGATCGAGCGGCTGCTGCTGCCCTGGGCCCGGGAGATCAGCGGCTAG
- a CDS encoding isocitrate lyase/PEP mutase family protein: MTDLRDRFRALHTDGTFVMPNPWDTGSARLLESLGSAALATTSSGLAAALGRLDQRVTLAELCAHVAALTAAVGVPLNVDAERCFDDVAATVDALADAGAAGISIEDYDPATGAVTPAGDAAARVAAAAEACARHGIVLTARAENHLYGHDDLDDTIARLRAYRAAGADVLYAPGLRTPDDIARVVAAAGAPVNVLAVAGAPSVPELAALGVRRVSTGGALAWAAYGAARTAALELLGPGTTTFRANSLTEEEIGRAFGSERE, encoded by the coding sequence ATGACCGATCTCCGCGACCGCTTCCGCGCACTGCACACCGACGGCACGTTCGTCATGCCGAACCCGTGGGACACCGGCTCCGCGCGGCTGCTGGAGAGTCTCGGCTCCGCCGCGCTCGCCACGACCTCCTCCGGCCTGGCCGCGGCGCTCGGCAGACTCGACCAGCGGGTGACGCTGGCCGAGCTGTGCGCGCACGTGGCCGCGCTCACCGCCGCGGTCGGCGTGCCGCTCAACGTGGACGCGGAACGCTGCTTCGACGACGTCGCCGCGACCGTGGACGCGCTCGCGGACGCCGGAGCGGCCGGGATCTCCATCGAGGACTACGACCCGGCCACCGGTGCGGTCACGCCGGCCGGGGACGCCGCCGCGCGGGTCGCGGCCGCCGCGGAGGCCTGCGCCCGGCACGGCATCGTGCTCACCGCCCGCGCCGAGAACCACCTCTACGGCCACGACGACCTGGACGACACGATCGCCCGGTTGCGCGCCTACCGGGCGGCCGGCGCGGACGTGCTCTACGCCCCCGGCCTGCGCACGCCGGACGACATCGCCCGGGTGGTCGCCGCGGCCGGCGCGCCGGTCAACGTGCTCGCGGTGGCCGGCGCCCCGAGCGTCCCGGAGCTGGCCGCGCTCGGCGTCCGCCGGGTCTCCACCGGCGGCGCTCTCGCCTGGGCCGCCTACGGCGCGGCCCGCACCGCCGCGCTGGAGCTGCTCGGCCCCGGCACCACCACGTTCCGCGCGAACTCGCTGACCGAGGAGGAGATCGGCCGCGCCTTCGGCAGCGAACGTGAGTGA